From a single Populus nigra chromosome 18, ddPopNigr1.1, whole genome shotgun sequence genomic region:
- the LOC133678826 gene encoding strictosidine synthase-like, giving the protein MAIPPSSAVAVVSVLSIFVFSFPATALSETFRQIFLPPPAFGPESIAFESPGGAFYTGVSDGHIFKYQPLTGWTVFAFTSPNRSVAFCDGTTDPNKGPICGRPFGLAYNSFTRLLYIADAYYGLLVADSNGRLAKQIATSAEGQPFVFLNAIDIDPVTGNVYFTDASAVYDLRNSSKAAQVNDSTQGY; this is encoded by the exons ATGGCTATTCCCCCTAGCTCTGCAGTAGCTGTAGTATCAGTACTATCCATTTTTGTCTTCTCTTTTCCTGCTACTGCTCTCTCAGAAACCTTCAGACAAATTTTCTTGCCCCCACCTGCCTTCGGTCCTGAGTCCATTGCCTTTGAATCTCCTGGCGGAGCATTCTATACTGGTGTTAGTGACggtcatatttttaaatatcaaccaCTTACTGGGTGGACAGTTTTTGCCTTTACCTCTCCAAACCG GTCTGTAGCGTTTTGTGATGGCACGACCGATCCCAATAAAGGACCTATCTGCGGAAGGCCTTTCGGTTTGGCATACAATAGTTTCACAAGATTGCTCTACATAGCTGATGCATATTATGGACTCCTAGTTGCTGATTCAAATGGAAGGCTTGCTAAACAAATTGCCACTAGTGCTGAAGGGCAACCCTTCGTCTTTCTTAACGCCATAGATATCGACCCAGTAACAGGAAATGTCTATTTTACAGATGCCAGTGCGGTCTATGATCTGAG GAATTCGTCGAAAGCTGCTCAGGTTAACGACTCAACACAAGGTTATTGA